The following proteins are encoded in a genomic region of Glycine max cultivar Williams 82 chromosome 18, Glycine_max_v4.0, whole genome shotgun sequence:
- the LOC100816958 gene encoding EH domain-containing protein 1, with protein MELDIVPFDSCSKEYQNLYEEWFNYADADGDGRFTGNEAIKFFAMSNLSRQELKQVWAIADSKREGYLGFKEFVIAMQLVSLGQCGYSITHDLLTSDAMRHAKPPIMDGLDVLLTKKKRKQKDKELSVSPPHPSPTSKWFTAKSAKKVPASSVTSIVDGLKRLYLQKLKPLEVTYHYNDFVSPLLTNSDFDAKPMVLLLGQYSTGKTTFIKHMLKSSYPGAHIGPEPTTDRFVVVMSGPDERSIPGNTIAVQADMPFSGLTTFGTSFLSKFECSQMPHPLLEHITFVDSPGVLSGEKQRTHRQYDFTGVTSWFAAKCDLILLLFDPHKLDVSDEFKRVISSLRGHDDKIRVVLNKADQVDTQQLMRIYGALMWSLGKVLNVPEVMRVYIGSFNDKTINDSLSGPLGNELFQKEQDDLLSDLKDIPKKACDRKINEFVKRARAAKIHAYIISHLKKQMPAMIGKAKAQQKLIDNLDTEFVKIQKEFHLPPGDFPNVEHFKETLSGYNIDKFEKLNKKMIQTVDDMLAYDVPNLLKTFRNPYG; from the exons ATGGAACTTGACATAGTACCATTTGATTCATGTTCCAAAGAGTACCAAAATCTTTATGAAGAGTGGTTCAATTATGCAGATGCAG ATGGGGATGGTCGTTTTACGGGAAATGAAGCCATCAAGTTCTTTGCCATGTCAAACTTATCTCGACAAGAACTTAAGCag GTATGGGCCATTGCAGATTCAAAACGAGAAGGATATCTTGGTTTCAAAGAATTTGTCATTGCTATGCAg CTTGTTTCTTTAGGACAATGTGGATACTCAATAACACACGATTTGCTAACTAGTGATG CTATGAGACATGCAAAACCACCCATAATGGATGGTTTGGATGTATTGCTTACA aagaaaaaacgtaaacaaaaagataaagaattgagtg TTAGTCCTCCTCACCCATCACCGACAAGTAAATGGTTTACTGCAAAGTCAGCAAAAAAG GTTCCTGCTTCCTCAGTGACATCAATTGTCGATGGTTTAAAAAGACTTTACCTTCAAAAGTTAAAGCCCTTAGAAGTTACTTACCACTATAATGATTTCGTATCTCCTCTCTTG ACAAATAGTGACTTTGATGCCAAACCTATGGTTTTGCTTTTGGGTCAATACTCAACTGGGAAAACAACATTTATTAAGCATATGCTTAAAAGCAGTTATCCAG GAGCTCATATTGGACCAGAGCCAACAACTGATAGGTTTGTTGTTGTCATG TCTGGACCTGATGAAAGAAGCATTCCTGGCAATACTATTGCTGTCCAAGCAGACATGCCATTTAGTGGTCTTACAACTTTTGGTACATCATTTTTGTCCAAATTTGAGTGTTCTCAAATGCCTCATCCT CTATTGGAGCACATTACATTTGTTGACAGCCCTGGAGTTTTATCTGGAGAAAAGCAAAGAACACATAGACAATATGATTTTACAGGTGTAACATCTTGGTTTGCTGCTAAATGCGATTTAATACTTCTTCTATTTGATCCTCACAAACTTGATGTTAGTGATGAGTTCAAGCGTGTGATATCATCCCTACGGGGACATGATGACAAAATTCGAGTTGTCTTGAACAAAGCAGACCAAGTTGATACCCAACAA CTAATGAGAATATACGGTGCATTAATGTGGTCACTTGGGAAGGTGTTGAATGTTCCTGAAGTCATGCGGGTATATATTGG CTCTTTCAATGACAAGACTATAAATGATTCTCTCAGTGGTCCACTTGGAAATGAACTCTTTCAAAAAGAACAAGATGACCTTCTTTCAGATTTGAAAGATATACCAAAAAAGGCCTGTGATCGTAAA ATCAATGAGTTTGTAAAACGAGCACGAGCTGCTAAGATACATGCTTATATTATTAGTCATCTTAAGAAGCAGATGCCTGCTATGATAGGCAAAGCTAAAGCTCAGCAAAAGCTCATTGATAATTTGGATACTGAATTTGTTAAG ATACAAAAGGAGTTCCATCTACCACCTGGTGACTTTCCAAATGTTGAACATTTCAAAGAGACCTTGAGTGGTTACAACATTGACAAGTTTgagaaattgaacaaaaaaatgataCAAACAGTGGATGACATGCTTGCTTATGATGTTCCTAACCTCTTGAAGACATTCAGAAATCCCTATGGCTAA
- the LOC100775234 gene encoding upstream activation factor subunit UAF30 — protein sequence MLPQRMKKAITDNPKKLANLIDLVNLPSTLREFVGQSQISRLGCFKCVWFYIKTNNLQDQNNKNVVNCDEKLKSILLGKPQVELAELPALIKMHFPKEPK from the exons ATGCTTCCTCAACGCATGAAGAAAGCCATCACTGATAACCCTAAGAAGCTTGCCAACTTGATTGACCTCGTCAACCTTCCATCCACGCTAAGAGAATTTGTGGGTCAGTCTCAGATTTCCCGCTTAGGCTGTTTTAAGTGCGTTTGGTTTTACATCAAAACCAATAATCTTCAG GATCAGAACAACAAGAATGTGGTCAACTGTGATGAAAAGTTAAAAAGTATTTTGTTGGGGAAACCTCAGGTTGAGTTAGCAGAACTTCCTGCACTTATCAAGATGCATTTTCCAAAAGAGCCCAAATGA